From a region of the Georgenia yuyongxinii genome:
- a CDS encoding IPT/TIG domain-containing protein translates to MTLARAGIPVGRALLAAALALAVASCSVPGGDSPQPGLDTSAAGETATSEDGTPTEGSTATQTPPGNDTDGPAPQTGGRNVLAWIADLGAGAPPGPEGEGASYLALSELRCGEALSLAGTRSAVKAAATACLAAQTGSAQLWESAVAQRAALADGSEGCLDVGVLGALDRLLAAYAASPGSQIVLRPDAGEGRPPCPTDITISPTSGPAGTPVTITGDHLEFVTTVIVDLGGGNVQQDFVELGQRQVTVTMPAPSGAATAEVLVGVDPNEWQLGRATFTFEPGAGDGGDTGDGTDPGDGGDPGDGTDPGDGGDPGDGTDPGDGGDPGDGTDPGGPEATSGGDGEADSGAG, encoded by the coding sequence ATGACGCTCGCGAGGGCCGGAATTCCTGTCGGGCGGGCACTGCTCGCGGCGGCACTCGCCCTGGCGGTCGCCTCGTGCAGCGTGCCGGGCGGCGACAGCCCGCAGCCGGGTCTGGACACGTCAGCGGCCGGCGAGACCGCTACGTCAGAGGACGGCACTCCCACCGAGGGCTCGACTGCGACCCAAACGCCGCCCGGCAACGACACAGACGGGCCAGCGCCCCAGACCGGCGGCCGGAACGTGCTGGCCTGGATCGCGGACCTCGGCGCCGGGGCGCCCCCCGGCCCAGAGGGCGAAGGCGCCTCGTACCTCGCGCTCTCCGAGCTGCGGTGCGGCGAAGCGCTGAGCCTGGCGGGCACCAGGTCGGCGGTCAAGGCCGCGGCGACGGCCTGTCTGGCCGCCCAGACGGGCAGTGCCCAGCTGTGGGAGAGCGCGGTGGCGCAACGCGCCGCCCTCGCCGACGGCAGTGAGGGCTGCCTGGACGTCGGTGTCCTGGGTGCTCTCGATCGGCTCCTCGCGGCGTATGCGGCGAGTCCCGGGAGCCAGATCGTTCTTCGGCCCGATGCCGGCGAGGGCCGCCCGCCGTGCCCCACCGACATCACGATCTCCCCGACGAGTGGACCGGCCGGGACGCCGGTGACCATCACCGGCGACCACTTGGAGTTTGTGACCACCGTGATCGTGGACCTCGGCGGCGGCAACGTGCAGCAGGACTTCGTCGAGCTGGGCCAGAGGCAGGTCACCGTCACCATGCCGGCCCCCAGCGGTGCGGCGACGGCCGAGGTTCTCGTCGGCGTGGACCCCAACGAGTGGCAGCTCGGCCGGGCGACCTTCACATTCGAGCCCGGCGCCGGGGACGGCGGTGACACCGGTGACGGCACCGATCCGGGCGACGGCGGGGACCCCGGAGACGGCACCGATCCGGGCGACGGCGGGGACCCCGGAGACGGCACCGATCCGGGCGACGGCGGGGACCCCGGAGACGGCACCGATCCGGGCGGTCCGGAAGCCACGAGTGGCGGGGACGGCGAAGCGGACAGTGGCGCGGGCTGA
- a CDS encoding S8 family peptidase yields MERSYTVLRDLSRARTQEPFGGEAAPLDVLDVPPEPRVDVVELDKREVRDVARDPEVRAVAPVMPTALVRPVGDDEAGGDGGAGAPAGGDPGGAEAAGATWGVTAVGADVSARTGAGTVVAVLDTGIDATHAAFAGVTLVEEDFSGSGTGDRQGHGTHCAGTVLGRDVDGTRIGVARGVTSALIGKVLGDDGGGESDMLFRGMQWAVQQGAQVISMSLGFDFPGLVKQLTTQGWPVELATSSALEAYRANLRVFDALMQLFRGQAAFGGGTVVVAAAGNESKRRVDPAFEIGVSIPAAAEGVISTGALGQSPAGLTIAPFSNTFPQVAAPGVGVVSAKAGGGLVSLNGTSMATPHVAGVTALWWEEIMASPLPPMATVVVSRLLATADLSALAPDVDVADRGVGLVRSP; encoded by the coding sequence ATGGAACGCAGCTACACCGTTCTGCGGGACCTGAGCCGGGCCCGCACCCAAGAGCCGTTCGGCGGGGAGGCCGCCCCGCTCGACGTTCTCGACGTCCCGCCCGAGCCGCGGGTCGACGTGGTCGAGCTGGACAAACGCGAGGTCCGCGACGTCGCCCGCGACCCCGAGGTCCGGGCGGTGGCGCCGGTGATGCCCACCGCGCTGGTGCGGCCCGTCGGCGACGACGAGGCGGGCGGCGACGGCGGTGCCGGCGCCCCGGCGGGCGGCGACCCAGGCGGCGCCGAGGCGGCCGGCGCCACCTGGGGCGTGACCGCGGTGGGCGCGGACGTCTCGGCGCGCACCGGCGCGGGCACCGTCGTGGCGGTGCTCGACACCGGCATCGACGCCACCCATGCCGCCTTCGCCGGCGTGACCCTGGTGGAGGAGGACTTCTCCGGCTCGGGCACCGGTGACCGGCAGGGGCACGGCACCCACTGCGCAGGCACCGTGCTGGGACGGGACGTGGACGGCACCCGCATCGGGGTCGCCCGCGGCGTGACCAGCGCCCTGATCGGCAAGGTGCTCGGCGACGACGGCGGCGGCGAGTCGGACATGCTCTTCCGCGGCATGCAGTGGGCGGTCCAGCAGGGCGCCCAGGTCATCTCCATGTCGCTCGGCTTCGACTTCCCCGGACTGGTCAAGCAGCTGACCACCCAAGGTTGGCCCGTCGAGCTCGCGACGTCCTCCGCACTGGAGGCCTATCGGGCCAACCTTCGGGTCTTCGACGCGCTCATGCAGCTCTTTCGAGGCCAGGCGGCCTTCGGCGGGGGGACGGTCGTCGTCGCCGCGGCGGGCAACGAGAGCAAACGCCGCGTCGACCCCGCGTTCGAGATCGGTGTCTCCATCCCCGCGGCCGCCGAGGGCGTGATCTCCACCGGGGCGCTCGGCCAGTCTCCGGCCGGGCTGACCATCGCGCCCTTCTCCAACACCTTTCCGCAGGTCGCCGCGCCGGGCGTCGGCGTCGTCTCGGCAAAGGCCGGCGGCGGGCTGGTCAGCCTGAACGGCACCTCCATGGCCACCCCGCACGTGGCCGGGGTCACGGCGCTGTGGTGGGAGGAGATCATGGCGTCGCCCCTGCCACCGATGGCCACCGTGGTGGTGTCCCGGCTGCTCGCCACCGCCGACCTGTCCGCGCTCGCGCCGGACGTCGACGTCGCCGACCGGGGCGTCGGGCTCGTCCGGTCGCCGTGA
- a CDS encoding glycerophosphodiester phosphodiesterase produces MSNAIIKQQGPGAVVADNIWHLKLGAAPFALGLLAGVVGTVLARRSAAQASGARSARAPTPSGWPVNFAHRGGRKIVPENTLEGFHEALAGREAVLELDAHTSADGVVVVIHDETVDRTTDGTGPVARKTFAELQRLDAGYRFTPDGGATFPWRGRGVTIATLEAFYREFPDRNINIELKPTRPGTEEAVWRVIETAGGQARTLVVTDDGASIKRFRAASGGSVATAAAVAEFVQFWLLSKVRLARLYRAPFQALQPPDAYKGFRIVTPSLIRQAHAAGLRVDVWTIDDEDDMRRLLAWGVDGIMTDHPDVLARVLEEA; encoded by the coding sequence GTGAGCAACGCGATCATCAAGCAGCAGGGCCCGGGCGCCGTCGTCGCGGACAACATCTGGCACCTCAAGCTGGGCGCGGCACCCTTCGCGCTCGGCCTGCTCGCCGGGGTGGTCGGCACGGTGCTGGCGCGCCGTTCGGCGGCGCAGGCTTCCGGCGCGCGGTCCGCACGGGCCCCCACGCCGTCGGGCTGGCCGGTGAACTTCGCGCACCGGGGCGGGCGGAAGATCGTGCCCGAGAACACCCTGGAGGGCTTCCACGAGGCGCTGGCCGGCCGGGAGGCGGTCCTCGAGCTCGACGCGCACACCAGCGCGGACGGCGTCGTCGTGGTGATCCACGACGAAACCGTCGACCGCACCACCGACGGCACCGGCCCGGTGGCCCGCAAGACCTTCGCCGAGCTGCAGCGGCTCGACGCCGGCTACCGCTTCACGCCCGACGGCGGCGCGACCTTCCCGTGGCGCGGCCGCGGGGTCACCATCGCCACCCTTGAGGCCTTCTACCGGGAGTTCCCGGACCGGAACATCAACATCGAGCTCAAGCCCACCCGGCCGGGGACCGAGGAGGCGGTCTGGCGCGTCATTGAGACGGCCGGCGGGCAGGCCCGCACGCTCGTCGTCACCGACGACGGCGCCTCCATCAAGCGTTTCCGCGCCGCCTCCGGTGGCTCGGTGGCGACGGCGGCGGCGGTCGCGGAGTTCGTCCAGTTCTGGCTCCTGAGCAAGGTGCGCCTGGCCCGCCTCTACCGGGCCCCGTTCCAGGCCCTGCAGCCGCCGGACGCGTACAAGGGCTTCCGGATCGTCACGCCGAGCCTGATCCGCCAGGCCCATGCGGCGGGGTTGCGCGTGGACGTGTGGACCATCGACGACGAGGACGACATGCGGCGCCTGCTGGCCTGGGGCGTCGACGGCATCATGACGGACCACCCAGACGTGCTGGCCCGGGTACTCGAGGAGGCGTGA
- a CDS encoding S8 family peptidase — protein sequence MPPEDPSVTTVRLLVRLGADRAAGAIPIPGPDAAAVRTLTTRALGTLDEAGRPWRVEPLTDGAGPLAAYWVVSGAVPALTAYDASRTAYDLAARLAAVTGADVEPDVPSSAFGPESWTAAGSLSASGEESFTDSAAHLPGSEPPTWAVDAVRARDAWALAPPADGRSRGDGAVVASIDTGYTDHPEVAGMYDLTKDWDAIAGDDDARDPLERPWYLPFTTPGHGTASSSVIGSRETRTILGVAPLCTVVPVRAVRSVVQVLDGDVARAVEEARRRGCQVISMSLGGRGFFGLQEAIRAAVAGGMVVMAAAGNKVGVVVAPASYPECLAVAATNADSRPWEGSSHGPLVDISAPGESVWVAAVDRTSGSPTYLERRASGTSYAVACLAGVAALWIAHHGHEAIVARYGRAHVQAAFLALLRSHGHRVPPGWDTWPVAGNYGVGIVDAAALLEAGLPPLVEPEVAWAGSAGDAVGRLQAVLADLDRDQVRTGVARLLGVSPADVDALPATAVSELVYRLGEEDALRAAVVGPEIAGREVAVPPDGRALLAHTSSRALLAVPAAVPDHRPPPKEMP from the coding sequence ATGCCGCCCGAGGACCCCTCGGTCACCACGGTGCGGCTGCTCGTGCGCCTCGGCGCCGACCGGGCCGCCGGCGCCATCCCCATCCCCGGCCCCGACGCGGCGGCCGTCCGGACCCTGACCACCCGGGCGTTGGGCACGCTTGACGAGGCGGGCCGGCCGTGGCGGGTCGAGCCGCTCACCGACGGCGCCGGGCCCCTCGCGGCGTACTGGGTGGTCTCGGGCGCGGTGCCCGCGCTGACCGCCTACGACGCCTCCCGCACCGCCTACGACCTCGCCGCCCGGCTCGCGGCCGTGACCGGCGCCGACGTCGAGCCGGACGTGCCGTCGAGCGCGTTCGGGCCCGAGTCGTGGACGGCGGCGGGGTCGCTCTCGGCCTCGGGTGAGGAGTCCTTCACCGACTCGGCGGCGCACCTGCCGGGCTCGGAGCCGCCGACGTGGGCGGTGGACGCCGTCCGCGCCCGGGACGCCTGGGCGCTGGCGCCGCCGGCCGACGGGCGCAGCCGGGGCGACGGCGCGGTGGTCGCCTCGATCGACACCGGCTACACCGACCATCCCGAGGTCGCCGGCATGTACGACCTCACCAAGGACTGGGACGCCATCGCCGGCGACGACGACGCGCGCGACCCGCTCGAGCGCCCGTGGTACCTGCCGTTCACCACGCCTGGGCACGGCACGGCGTCCTCGAGCGTGATCGGCAGCCGCGAGACACGGACCATCCTGGGCGTGGCGCCGCTGTGCACGGTAGTGCCCGTGCGCGCGGTGCGCAGCGTGGTGCAGGTGCTCGACGGCGACGTCGCCCGCGCGGTGGAGGAGGCCCGGCGCCGCGGCTGCCAGGTGATCTCGATGTCGCTGGGCGGGCGGGGGTTCTTCGGCCTGCAGGAGGCCATCCGGGCCGCGGTGGCGGGCGGGATGGTGGTGATGGCGGCGGCCGGCAACAAGGTGGGGGTGGTGGTGGCGCCGGCGTCGTACCCGGAATGCCTCGCCGTGGCGGCGACGAACGCGGACAGCCGCCCCTGGGAGGGGTCCTCCCACGGGCCGCTGGTGGACATCAGCGCCCCGGGCGAGAGCGTGTGGGTGGCGGCGGTGGACCGCACCTCCGGGTCGCCGACCTATCTGGAGCGGCGCGCCAGCGGGACCTCCTACGCGGTCGCGTGCCTGGCCGGGGTGGCCGCCCTGTGGATCGCGCACCACGGGCACGAGGCGATCGTGGCCCGGTACGGGCGCGCCCACGTGCAGGCGGCGTTCCTCGCCCTGCTGCGCAGCCACGGGCACCGGGTGCCGCCCGGCTGGGACACATGGCCGGTGGCCGGCAACTACGGGGTGGGCATCGTCGACGCTGCCGCTCTGCTGGAAGCGGGTCTGCCGCCGCTCGTCGAGCCGGAGGTGGCCTGGGCCGGCTCGGCCGGGGACGCCGTCGGGCGCCTTCAGGCGGTGCTCGCCGACCTCGACCGCGACCAGGTGCGCACCGGCGTGGCACGGCTCCTGGGGGTCTCCCCTGCCGATGTCGACGCGCTGCCGGCCACGGCCGTGAGCGAGCTGGTCTACCGCCTCGGCGAGGAGGACGCACTGCGCGCCGCGGTGGTCGGGCCCGAGATCGCCGGGCGGGAGGTGGCCGTGCCCCCCGACGGTCGGGCGCTCCTCGCCCACACCTCTTCCCGGGCGCTGCTTGCCGTGCCCGCTGCCGTTCCCGACCACCGGCCACCGCCGAAGGAGATGCCGTGA
- a CDS encoding CBU_0592 family membrane protein: MNDLAATAIAVLGWAGALVSLVTYIMVTRQRLATDTVRYQVLNMTGAALLSVSALANGALPSAVVNVIWVGIGVMAVLAMKRAFLARRLSAGAQRQRELARAGRARLVAERERWTALATRRSAGSGHLAHARPGQFRRRPRQPGSSRPAGRRLERTAHRWSTTPVA; encoded by the coding sequence GTGAATGACCTGGCCGCAACTGCTATCGCCGTCCTCGGATGGGCGGGCGCCCTTGTCTCCCTGGTGACGTACATCATGGTGACCCGGCAGCGCCTGGCGACCGACACGGTGCGCTACCAGGTCCTCAACATGACCGGCGCAGCGTTGCTGAGCGTCAGTGCGCTGGCGAACGGGGCGCTGCCCTCCGCGGTCGTCAACGTCATCTGGGTTGGCATCGGCGTGATGGCCGTGCTGGCGATGAAGCGGGCCTTCCTCGCGCGCCGGCTCTCCGCCGGGGCGCAGCGGCAGCGTGAGCTCGCCCGCGCCGGGCGAGCCCGTCTCGTGGCCGAGCGCGAGCGGTGGACGGCGCTGGCGACGCGACGCTCCGCCGGTTCGGGTCACCTCGCGCACGCCCGCCCGGGTCAGTTCCGCCGTCGGCCGCGCCAGCCGGGCTCGTCCCGGCCCGCCGGCCGCCGGCTGGAGCGGACCGCGCACCGCTGGTCGACGACGCCGGTCGCGTAA
- a CDS encoding LysR family transcriptional regulator — protein sequence MDIDPRRLGFLLAVSRSGGVLAAADSLRLSASAVSQQIARLESEAGVKVLDRQPTGATLTAAGRLLAETAERIESEVGEARRALAALEGDISGVVVVGAFQTAIRAVLVPLLAELEQTLPGVDLFVHELAEEHGRRALRRGELDLLVIEHDLTAPTAAPQGTRDVPFLDEPWMIALPASDPTPSSLLDLAGATWLAPEPGGASDRALRRLATELSFTPRTAHRYQDFDVSLAMVAAGLGVALVPQLALRRQLPENVQWVGLPGLGNRHLFIRHRATRTEPRAATLAVLEQMIQVAANLEPF from the coding sequence ATGGACATCGACCCACGCAGGCTTGGTTTTCTGTTGGCCGTCAGCAGGTCTGGAGGTGTCCTGGCCGCGGCGGACTCGTTACGTCTGAGTGCTTCTGCCGTGTCTCAGCAAATTGCGCGTCTGGAGTCCGAGGCGGGTGTGAAGGTGCTCGACCGGCAGCCCACCGGGGCCACCCTCACCGCGGCGGGTCGGCTGCTGGCCGAGACGGCCGAACGCATCGAGAGCGAGGTGGGGGAGGCCCGCCGGGCGCTTGCGGCTCTCGAGGGCGACATCTCCGGCGTCGTGGTGGTCGGCGCCTTCCAGACGGCGATCCGCGCGGTGCTGGTGCCGCTCCTCGCCGAGCTCGAGCAGACGCTGCCCGGCGTGGACCTCTTCGTGCACGAGCTGGCCGAGGAGCACGGACGCCGGGCCCTGCGGCGCGGCGAGCTGGACCTGCTGGTCATCGAGCACGACCTCACCGCCCCGACCGCCGCGCCCCAGGGCACCCGGGACGTCCCGTTCCTCGACGAGCCGTGGATGATCGCGCTGCCGGCGAGCGATCCCACGCCGAGCTCGTTGCTGGACCTGGCGGGGGCCACGTGGCTCGCCCCCGAGCCGGGGGGTGCGTCGGACCGAGCGCTGCGCCGGCTGGCCACCGAGCTGTCGTTCACGCCCCGCACCGCGCACCGCTACCAGGACTTCGACGTGTCGCTCGCCATGGTCGCCGCCGGGCTGGGTGTGGCGCTCGTGCCGCAGCTGGCGCTGCGCCGGCAGCTGCCCGAGAACGTCCAGTGGGTGGGGCTGCCCGGGCTCGGCAACCGGCACCTGTTCATCCGCCACCGCGCCACCCGCACCGAGCCGCGGGCGGCCACGCTCGCGGTGCTCGAGCAGATGATCCAGGTCGCGGCCAACCTCGAGCCGTTCTGA
- a CDS encoding SIMPL domain-containing protein — MPTTIAVTGEFEVRRAAERGTVRLSLGFEGPSREDVVERCARLHAEIGEGLSARHDPADGPVTEWSSDQLRVWGERPWNQEGTQLPVVFHAAAGASATFADVTALSAWLTEVSLVDGVTVEGVTWDLTEQTRAAVTEEARRGAVAAAVHKAGVYAAAVGLADVRVTAVADPGLLADGGPPVPREKEVRMAAFAMEAAPGLDLRPAEITVDALVHARFDAG, encoded by the coding sequence ATGCCGACCACGATCGCCGTGACCGGGGAGTTCGAGGTGCGCCGGGCCGCCGAGCGCGGGACCGTGCGGCTCTCGCTGGGGTTCGAGGGACCGTCCCGGGAGGACGTCGTGGAGCGCTGCGCGCGGCTGCACGCCGAGATCGGCGAGGGGCTCTCCGCGCGGCACGACCCCGCGGACGGCCCTGTGACGGAGTGGTCGAGCGACCAGCTCCGCGTCTGGGGCGAACGTCCCTGGAACCAGGAGGGCACACAGCTCCCGGTCGTGTTCCACGCCGCCGCCGGTGCCAGCGCCACGTTCGCGGACGTCACGGCGCTGTCCGCCTGGCTCACCGAGGTCTCGCTCGTCGACGGCGTGACGGTCGAGGGCGTCACCTGGGACCTGACCGAGCAGACCCGGGCCGCGGTCACCGAGGAGGCCCGCCGGGGCGCCGTCGCCGCGGCGGTGCACAAGGCCGGCGTCTACGCGGCCGCGGTGGGCCTGGCGGACGTGCGGGTGACGGCGGTCGCCGACCCCGGGCTCCTCGCCGACGGCGGCCCGCCCGTCCCGCGCGAGAAGGAGGTGCGGATGGCGGCGTTCGCGATGGAGGCTGCCCCCGGCCTGGACCTGCGGCCTGCGGAGATCACGGTCGACGCGCTGGTCCACGCCCGGTTCGACGCCGGGTGA
- a CDS encoding DUF6529 family protein yields the protein MSTTAGTTRAGRPINRAGLVAALALGAGVAVAVGVYAGVHTPAERPLFTLGFSGMLQMKAWLTTAAAVLLVVQLVTALGMWGRLPGARRSRAALALTHRYSGTAAFVLTLPVAVHCLWSLGFAATSPRVVVHGLAGSLFYGAFATKMLGLRLRRLPGWTLPVLGGTVLALLVLLWLTSALWFFTRPGVPRT from the coding sequence GTGAGCACGACCGCTGGCACAACCCGGGCCGGGCGCCCGATCAACCGGGCCGGCCTCGTGGCCGCGCTCGCCCTCGGCGCGGGAGTCGCCGTCGCCGTGGGTGTCTACGCCGGTGTCCACACTCCGGCGGAGCGCCCGCTCTTCACCCTCGGCTTCTCGGGCATGCTGCAGATGAAGGCGTGGCTGACCACCGCGGCGGCCGTCCTGCTGGTGGTCCAGCTCGTCACCGCGCTCGGGATGTGGGGCCGCCTGCCGGGCGCGCGCCGAAGCCGCGCCGCCCTGGCGCTCACGCACCGCTACAGCGGCACGGCCGCGTTCGTGCTGACCCTGCCGGTGGCAGTGCACTGCCTGTGGTCGCTCGGGTTCGCGGCCACCAGCCCACGCGTCGTGGTGCACGGCCTTGCCGGCTCCCTGTTCTACGGTGCCTTCGCGACCAAGATGCTCGGCCTACGGCTGCGCCGCCTGCCCGGCTGGACGCTCCCCGTGCTCGGCGGGACCGTGCTGGCGCTGCTCGTGCTGCTCTGGCTCACCTCCGCGCTGTGGTTCTTCACCCGGCCCGGCGTCCCGAGGACGTAG
- a CDS encoding Rieske (2Fe-2S) protein has protein sequence MPVPPLTRRSALRGLVLAAAAGVAGFVVARRSGAGEPLAPGARANAYGPEPATPGRLLVPVADVPAGGGVVLSGPRVVVTRDGDIHAFSAVCTHQGCTVATVADGVITCPCHGSRFDAATGAVVGGPATRPLPVVPVEIRDGDVVAT, from the coding sequence ATGCCCGTCCCGCCCCTGACCCGCCGCTCCGCGCTGCGCGGCCTGGTCCTCGCCGCGGCCGCGGGCGTCGCCGGCTTCGTCGTGGCGCGCCGCAGCGGGGCGGGCGAGCCGCTGGCCCCGGGCGCGCGGGCCAACGCGTACGGGCCCGAGCCGGCCACACCCGGCCGGCTCCTCGTCCCGGTCGCGGACGTCCCGGCGGGCGGGGGGGTGGTGCTGAGCGGTCCACGGGTCGTAGTCACGCGCGACGGCGACATCCACGCCTTCTCCGCCGTGTGCACCCACCAGGGCTGCACCGTCGCCACCGTGGCCGACGGCGTGATCACCTGCCCGTGCCACGGCAGCCGGTTCGACGCCGCCACCGGCGCGGTGGTCGGTGGGCCGGCGACCCGTCCGCTGCCCGTCGTCCCGGTCGAGATCCGCGACGGCGACGTCGTCGCCACATGA
- a CDS encoding phosphoribosyltransferase family protein produces MRRTDSRFVDRVAAGRRLAEELTGARLGDVVVAGLPRGGVPVAAEIARALDAPLDVVVVRKLGVPWQPEVAMGAVGEDGTVVVNPRIVAQVSEPEVAAVTARERDEVARRLRAWRGDGGADVHGRTVVLVDDGIATGATARAAVAVLRARGAARVVLAVPVAAADSLEALRPLVDDIVCLLVPDELYAVGAWYDDFRQVDDAVVRELLDAARTRRAAGTGQAVDTGGAADTGGAGTADGGGTTEESVETSAGLLPALLTVPDGAAGLVLFAHGSGSSRLSPRNAQVARMLQGAGLATALLDLLTPAEAGDRARVFDIPLLAGRLLDATRWAATRPELAELTLGYFGASTGAGAALWAAAEHPARLRAVVSRGGRPDLAEERLPAVRAPTLLIVGARDTEVLALNRQARAGLTCPSELTTVPGATHLFEEPGTLEVAGRLAVAWFRRHLEAGGQNHGAAAGRIP; encoded by the coding sequence ATGCGACGCACGGACAGCAGGTTCGTCGACCGCGTCGCGGCCGGGCGCAGGCTCGCGGAGGAACTCACCGGCGCCCGCCTCGGCGACGTGGTGGTGGCAGGTCTGCCCCGCGGCGGGGTTCCCGTCGCTGCGGAGATCGCCCGGGCGCTGGACGCACCACTCGACGTCGTCGTCGTCCGCAAGCTCGGGGTGCCGTGGCAGCCCGAGGTGGCGATGGGCGCCGTCGGCGAGGACGGGACGGTCGTGGTCAACCCGCGCATCGTCGCGCAGGTGAGCGAGCCAGAGGTCGCGGCGGTGACCGCACGGGAGCGCGACGAGGTGGCTCGGCGCCTCAGGGCTTGGCGCGGCGACGGCGGTGCCGACGTGCACGGGCGCACGGTCGTGCTGGTCGACGACGGCATCGCCACCGGCGCGACCGCCCGCGCGGCCGTGGCGGTGCTGCGGGCCCGCGGTGCCGCCCGGGTCGTCCTGGCCGTCCCGGTCGCCGCCGCGGACTCCCTCGAGGCGCTGCGTCCGCTCGTCGACGACATCGTGTGCCTGCTCGTGCCTGACGAGCTCTACGCCGTCGGTGCCTGGTACGACGACTTCCGCCAGGTCGACGACGCCGTCGTCCGTGAGCTCCTCGACGCCGCCCGCACCCGCCGGGCTGCCGGCACCGGCCAGGCGGTCGACACCGGCGGTGCGGCCGACACCGGCGGGGCCGGTACCGCGGACGGCGGGGGCACCACCGAGGAGTCGGTCGAGACCTCCGCCGGGCTGCTGCCCGCCCTCCTCACCGTGCCTGACGGTGCCGCGGGGCTCGTGCTCTTCGCCCACGGTTCCGGCAGCAGCCGGCTCAGCCCGCGCAACGCGCAGGTGGCGCGGATGCTCCAGGGCGCCGGGCTCGCCACCGCACTGCTCGACCTGCTCACGCCGGCCGAGGCAGGCGACCGCGCCCGGGTCTTCGACATCCCGCTGCTCGCCGGGAGGCTGCTCGACGCCACGAGGTGGGCCGCCACCCGTCCCGAGCTCGCCGAGCTGACGCTGGGCTACTTCGGCGCCAGCACCGGGGCCGGCGCCGCCCTGTGGGCCGCGGCCGAGCATCCCGCCCGGCTGCGCGCCGTCGTCTCCCGCGGCGGGCGACCCGACCTGGCGGAGGAGCGCCTGCCGGCCGTGCGGGCACCCACACTCCTCATCGTCGGCGCCCGCGACACAGAGGTCCTCGCGCTGAACCGGCAGGCCCGCGCGGGACTGACCTGCCCCAGCGAGCTGACCACGGTGCCTGGCGCGACGCACCTGTTCGAGGAACCGGGCACCCTGGAGGTGGCGGGCCGGCTCGCCGTGGCGTGGTTCCGCCGTCACCTTGAGGCCGGTGGGCAGAACCACGGCGCCGCGGCCGGCCGCATCCCGTAA
- the prfB gene encoding peptide chain release factor 2 — translation MATDFSLEIQHLRSTFESIRAVTDPEALRATIAELSEQAAAPNLWDDPEAAQAVTSRLSHAQSELERVEKMGERIDDLEALVELGQEEEGADADAFLTDAEAELTAIRKALSELEVRTLLAGEYDQREAVISIRAGAGGVDAADFAEMLLRMYLRWAERHGYPTAVLDTSYAEEAGLKSVTFEVKAPYAFGTLSVEAGTHRLVRISPFDNQGRRQTSFAAVEVIPLIEQTDHVDIPEHEIKVDVFRSSGPGGQSVNTTDSAVRMTHIPTGIVVSMQNEKSQIQNRAAALRVLQSRLLLVRQQEENATKKAMAGDVKASWGDQMRSYVLQPYQMVKDLRTEHESGNPSAVFDGEIDDFIDAGVRWRKSQQQQTADV, via the coding sequence GTGGCCACCGACTTCTCGCTCGAGATCCAGCACCTCCGCAGCACGTTCGAGTCCATCCGGGCCGTGACGGACCCGGAGGCGCTGCGCGCCACGATCGCCGAGCTCTCCGAGCAGGCCGCCGCGCCGAACCTGTGGGACGACCCAGAGGCGGCCCAGGCGGTCACCTCCCGGCTCTCCCACGCCCAGTCTGAGCTCGAGCGCGTCGAGAAGATGGGTGAGCGCATCGACGACCTCGAGGCCCTCGTCGAGCTGGGCCAGGAGGAGGAGGGCGCCGACGCGGACGCGTTCCTGACCGACGCCGAGGCCGAGCTCACCGCCATCCGCAAGGCCCTCAGCGAGCTCGAGGTCCGCACGCTGCTGGCCGGCGAGTACGACCAGCGCGAGGCAGTCATCTCCATCCGGGCCGGCGCGGGCGGCGTGGACGCCGCCGACTTCGCCGAGATGCTGCTGCGCATGTACCTGCGCTGGGCCGAGCGGCACGGCTACCCGACGGCGGTACTCGACACCTCCTACGCGGAGGAGGCCGGCCTGAAGTCGGTCACCTTCGAGGTCAAGGCCCCCTACGCCTTCGGCACCCTCTCGGTCGAGGCCGGCACGCACCGCCTCGTGCGGATCTCTCCGTTCGACAACCAGGGCCGGCGTCAGACCTCCTTCGCCGCCGTGGAGGTCATCCCGCTGATCGAGCAGACCGACCACGTCGACATCCCCGAGCACGAGATCAAGGTCGACGTCTTCCGGTCCTCCGGCCCGGGCGGGCAGTCCGTGAACACCACCGACTCCGCCGTGCGCATGACACACATCCCCACCGGGATCGTGGTGTCGATGCAGAACGAGAAGTCCCAGATCCAGAACCGTGCCGCCGCGCTGCGCGTGCTGCAGTCGCGCCTGCTGCTGGTGCGCCAGCAGGAGGAGAACGCCACGAAGAAGGCGATGGCCGGCGACGTCAAGGCCTCGTGGGGCGACCAGATGCGCTCCTACGTGCTCCAGCCGTACCAGATGGTCAAGGACCTGCGCACCGAGCACGAGTCGGGCAACCCGTCCGCCGTGTTCGACGGCGAGATCGACGACTTCATCGACGCCGGCGTCCGCTGGCGCAAGAGCCAGCAGCAGCAGACCGCCGACGTGTGA